The Trypanosoma brucei brucei TREU927 chromosome 2, complete sequence genome has a window encoding:
- a CDS encoding dual specificity protein phosphatase, putative (similar over 136aa to Dual specificity protein phosphatase 19 (EC 3.1.3.48) (Proteinphosphatase SKRP1). (Swiss-Prot:Q8WTR2) [Homo sapiens]), protein MGAALCTDVVPFTLDDIILIPQRVSKSHLAYDVSPVAVDHFSKFQNNLKAFTFRHRDSSASVNGAAARFDPSHVSALPMDLSQAKIELDDTRVYVLVQVQRQPVSPRNAPTGKATLGSPNMFTPRTLEYPLKDCDMNWRWNDVSPSWASVLSDVFTPRGLATPFSTNIGKPPASLSHAGARLFSRGAGCGTECGDGYNYYYSIYILNGVRAHPSLAAVAAVHAGRLEQALINSKETLQCLFFNCNPSRGEKEAAACGREDSLCASIGDVVGSRRPSRRTSFMGEEYQRNAILRSLLSLRKPAPTASVLGTTPTGGRSQENSSRGKSKRQEGAVLYSFEQYQQQKLKGDPLPLPTTKLSNCLIPPITGARPDVENSARKLPPLETIRSKQSVTDAGGAVKESPLPFTARFPNRTANSQVGSERGPSSAASPCLTPKSSSFMSPRFPVISALRLDGALRQQAGDGGLNDSQINPEHDEIRITEEKLQKLKALSPEATEILPWLFVGGEEAARDRSQLLAKGITSVVNTVAFSIENAHEDIFSYLRLNVSDSPDEPIFSLFPVVNQYIEEARLNGGKTFVHCHQGVSRSCSFVIAYVMWYEGLCYEKAYDYVRARRTVCSPNPGFYVSLLLWQDQLARPVLDKAYAYVPYPDYLFPFSYRLALVFRRQKEQQNGSEEGVHIMNQSVRVLDDKCDEFAMDPRLCYGFLLSGCPTPGGSQEPCTVSHFFVGPECAPAIGQQAKEEWEKFVKYSFYHGAVKTTVNNKGECITYTPLPPLQHPVECLLTPAEVVSAVDSNVYKRGETSCGTLRRLTITLVHDSCWDSLLSRSDMVELFTKYVAEVKQQKQAMSGHKRLREKEQQRDLGKLDVGKSKSAPTPREPTGRSFAASSARVGSHRSLQPRRNEPIEHTVESYQEEKNEGVAEREAGGTTPVSHEMEIFAYPFTGTPVRDIIDATDMEAERAYVIILPRSSSGFEQDGRSSPSHRVFIWIGSRCGIEADEAMDAYRASLKSGNDVRLATGAVLKNPVEEVVYDGEEPDELLLALD, encoded by the coding sequence ATGGGTGCTGCCTTATGCACGGATGTGGTTCCCTTCACGTTGGATGATATAATCCTTATTCCTCAAAGGGTGTCCAAGTCGCACCTCGCATATGACGTCTCGCCTGTGGCGGTGGACCACTTCTCGAAATTTCAAAACAATCTGAAGGCCTTTACATTTCGTCATCGCGATTCCTCGGCGTCAGTTAATGGGGCTGCCGCGCGCTTTGACCCGTCGCATGTTTCTGCTCTACCGATGGATCTCTCTCAGGCAAAAATTGAGCTAGATGATACACGGGTGTATGTTCTTGTTCAAGTGCAACGACAACCTGTCTCACCACGAAATGCCCCGACCGGAAAAGCAACGTTGGGATCCCCAAACATGTTTACGCCCCGAACGCTTGAGTATCCGTTAAAAGACTGTGACATGAACTGGCGCTGGAACGATGTTTCGCCGTCGTGGGCTTCCGTGCTGTCGGATGTGTTCACGCCTAGAGGTCTTGCTACCCCGTTTTCTACAAATATTGGCAAGCCCCCCGCATCGCTTTCGCATGCTGGTGCTCGTCTCTTCTCTCGTGGCGCAGGCTGCGGTACGGAATGTGGAGATGGTTACAATTACTACTATAGCATTTATATACTCAACGGTGTTAGGGCCCATCCTTCTCTTGCTGCAGTCGCTGCCGTCCACGCAGGACGCTTGGAGCAAGCTCTTATTAACAGCAAGGAGACCTTGCAATGTTTATTCTTTAACTGCAACCCCAGCCGTGGTGAGAAAGAAGCTGCAGCATGTGGAAGGGAAGATTCGTTGTGCGCTAGCATAGGTGACGTAGTGGGCAGCCGACGGCCATCACGCCGCACATCGTTTATGGGAGAGGAATACCAGCGAAATGCAATCCTTCGTTCGCTGCTCTCGCTTCGAAAGCCGGCGCCAACTGCTTCAGTGCTGGGGACCACACCGACCGGCGGCAGGTCGCAGGAGAATTCATCTCGCGGAAAGTCAAAGCGCCAGGAGGGTGCCGTGTTATATTCATTTGAACAGtaccagcagcagaaacttAAAGGGGATCCCTTACCACTCCCTACGACAAAGCTTTCAAACTGTTTGATACCGCCTATAACAGGAGCTCGACCAGATGTGGAGAACAGCGCGAGGAAGCTGCCACCTTTAGAAACAATACGCTCTAAGCAATCGGTTACCGATGCCGGGGGCGCCGTGAAGGAGAGCCCACTTCCTTTCACAGCTCGGTTTCCCAACCGGACTGCTAATTCTCAGGTAGGGAGTGAGCGTGGACCGAGCTCTGCAGCATCTCCATGCCTTACGCCAAAGAGCTCATCCTTCATGTCACCGCGATTCCCCGTCATATCCGCCCTTCGACTGGATGGGGCACTGCGTCAGCAAGCGGGTGACGGCGGCCTGAATGATTCGCAGATTAATCCTGAGCACGACGAAATACGCATAACAGAGGAAAAGCTGCAGAAACTAAAGGCGTTATCACCGGAAGCGACGGAAATTCTTCCGTGGCTTTTTGTGGGAGGTGAGGAGGCAGCGAGGGATCGCTCCCAACTACTGGCAAAAGGTATCACGTCCGTCGTGAACACCGTTGCGTTCTCCATTGAAAACGCCCATGAGGATATCTTCAGCTATCTTCGCCTAAATGTGAGCGATTCTCCTGACGAGCCCATCTTCTCGCTATTCCCTGTTGTGAACCAATATATTGAGGAGGCACGCCTTAATGGGGGAAAGACATTCGTTCACTGTCATCAGGGCGTTTCACGGTCATGTTCGTTTGTTATTGCATATGTCATGTGGTATGAAGGGTTATGTTATGAAAAGGCGTATGATTACGTTCGCGCGCGTAGAACGGTTTGCAGTCCTAATCCAGGTTTCTACGTGAGCCTACTGCTTTGGCAAGACCAGCTGGCAAGACCTGTCCTTGACAAGGCATATGCATACGTGCCATATCCCGATTATCTATTTCCCTTCTCCTACCGTCTGGCGTTGGTATTCCGTCGTCAAAAAGAGCAGCAGAACGGAAGTGAAGAGGGCGTTCACATCATGAATCAGTCTGTGCGTGTTTTGGACGATAAGTGTGACGAGTTTGCCATGGATCCTCGGTTATGCTATGGTTTCTTGTTAAGTGGCTGCCCGACACCGGGTGGATCACAAGAGCCATGTACTGTTTCACATTTTTTCGTAGGACCGGAATGTGCTCCTGCCATTGGACAGCAGGCCAAAGAAGAGTGGGAAAAGTTTGTTAAGTATAGCTTTTACCATGGCGCAGTAAAGACCACGGTGAATAATAAAGGTGAATGCATAACTTATACGCCTCTTCCACCACTACAGCACCCCGTTGAATGTTTACTGACCCCTGCAGAGGTTGTATCTGCTGTTGATAGTAATGTGTACAAGAGGGGGGAGACCAGCTGCGGCACTTTAAGGCGCTTGACTATTACGTTAGTGCATGACTCCTGCTGGGATAGTTTGTTATCGCGTAGCGATATGGTGGAGCTTTTCACCAAATATGTAGCAGAAgtgaagcaacagaaacaggcCATGTCGGGTCACAAGCGTCTTCGTGAGAAGGAGCAACAACGTGATCTAGGAAAATTGGATGTAGGGAAGAGCAAAAGCGCACCAACGCCACGGGAACCCACCGGACGGAGCTTTGCGGCATCGAGTGCACGGGTGGGAAGTCATCGGTCGTTACAACCACGTCGCAATGAACCAATCGAACATACAGTAGAGAGCTatcaagaggaaaagaatgaaggaGTAGCTGAGCGTGAGGCTGGGGGTACAACGCCAGTGAGCCATGAAATGGAAATATTCGCTTACCCTTTTACTGGAACCCCTGTGCGTGATATTATAGATGCCACCGATATGGAAGCAGAGCGCGCTTATGTCATTATTCTTCCGCGTTCCAGCAGTGGGTTTGAGCAGGATGGGAGAAGTTCTCCATCGCATCGTGTTTTCATTTGGATTGGTTCTAGATGTGGCATTGAAGCAGATGAGGCCATGGATGCCTACCGCGCCTCGCTCAAATCAGGAAATGATGTGCGATTAGCCACGGGAGCGGTGCTGAAAAATCCTGTGGAGGAGGTTGTTTACGATGGTGAGGAACCGGATGAACTGTTGCTAGCACTTGATTAA